Proteins co-encoded in one Dehalogenimonas sp. WBC-2 genomic window:
- a CDS encoding DNA polymerase III subunits gamma and tau has product MSCQVYYRKWRPQTLGEVVGQAPITTTLLSALRQRRMAQAYLFCGPRGTGKTSTGRILAKAVNCLTNEGLGEPCNTCDMCRAITEGRAMDIIEIDAASNTGVEDIRELKERANYSPAEARYKVYIIDEVHMLSTSASNALLKTLEEPPPQVIFVLATTELHKILPTIMSRCQRFDFRRLSTTDIAAKLSEIALAEGVDIDADGVALLARASGGSLRDAENLLQQIATVNLSNITLRQVQSGLGLTGDDRSNRLINHLIAKDASAGMRLISEIAADGVDLKQFNRELVEKLHHLLMVKAGAAGAVGLTAEELSEAKSNAATATIEHIMAALKGFTALFNGADMTSPLAMEMALIDVTNKPGPATAAPEIAKSTQDKPLSIESSPPKIQAQPISPVIQKPAPAVTTTVPETTVVASIEAQEQSPRKPPAELNASPIKTLDELVAQWPQILTAAPPQLRRSSALAILRSAGVQPVAFENGMVTLCFKFPIHMNKINEIENKKVTSEILSSCLGITCQVNCIHEAPSNHLVKEAQRRGAEIISVEDKWTSQG; this is encoded by the coding sequence ATGTCTTGCCAGGTCTATTATCGCAAATGGCGCCCCCAAACCCTCGGTGAGGTGGTGGGACAAGCGCCGATAACCACTACTCTGCTCTCTGCGCTTCGGCAACGACGCATGGCTCAGGCATACCTGTTCTGTGGGCCGAGGGGCACCGGCAAAACCTCTACCGGCCGCATTCTGGCTAAAGCCGTTAACTGTCTCACCAACGAAGGTCTGGGTGAACCATGTAATACCTGTGATATGTGCCGCGCCATCACTGAAGGCCGCGCTATGGATATCATTGAGATTGATGCCGCTTCCAATACCGGCGTTGAAGATATCCGGGAGCTAAAAGAACGTGCCAACTACTCCCCCGCCGAAGCCCGCTACAAGGTATATATTATTGATGAAGTCCATATGCTTTCAACCAGTGCCTCTAACGCGCTTTTGAAGACCCTTGAAGAGCCTCCGCCGCAGGTCATATTTGTTCTGGCCACCACGGAGTTGCATAAGATATTACCTACTATTATGTCACGTTGCCAGCGTTTTGATTTCCGCCGTTTATCAACCACTGACATAGCAGCCAAACTCAGTGAGATTGCCTTGGCGGAGGGTGTTGATATTGACGCTGATGGCGTCGCTTTGCTGGCTCGCGCTTCAGGCGGCAGTCTTCGTGATGCTGAAAACCTGCTTCAACAGATCGCCACCGTGAATTTAAGCAACATCACCCTCCGTCAAGTACAATCCGGATTGGGACTAACCGGTGATGACCGGTCAAACCGGCTGATCAATCATCTGATTGCCAAAGACGCCTCAGCCGGGATGCGTCTTATATCGGAAATAGCCGCCGATGGTGTGGATTTAAAACAATTTAACCGTGAGTTGGTTGAAAAACTGCACCATTTATTGATGGTCAAGGCCGGTGCTGCCGGAGCAGTGGGTCTTACTGCAGAGGAACTCTCCGAAGCCAAATCCAACGCCGCAACGGCTACTATTGAGCATATTATGGCGGCGCTTAAAGGCTTCACTGCCTTGTTCAACGGCGCTGACATGACCAGTCCCCTGGCAATGGAGATGGCGTTGATAGACGTTACCAACAAACCGGGGCCGGCAACCGCCGCACCGGAAATTGCCAAATCAACACAAGATAAACCTTTATCAATTGAATCATCACCACCAAAGATACAGGCACAACCAATATCTCCGGTGATACAAAAACCGGCACCGGCAGTAACAACAACGGTTCCTGAAACTACAGTAGTTGCATCTATTGAAGCTCAGGAGCAAAGCCCGCGAAAGCCTCCGGCTGAGCTGAATGCCAGTCCGATAAAAACCCTGGATGAATTGGTGGCTCAATGGCCTCAGATACTCACAGCAGCGCCGCCGCAGCTAAGGCGCTCATCAGCGCTGGCTATTTTACGCAGCGCCGGCGTGCAGCCTGTTGCTTTTGAAAACGGTATGGTGACATTATGCTTTAAATTTCCTATTCACATGAACAAGATCAATGAGATAGAGAATAAGAAGGTTACATCAGAAATTTTATCAAGCTGTTTGGGCATCACATGCCAGGTGAATTGCATTCATGAGGCACCCAGTAACCATTTAGTCAAAGAAGCACAGCGCCGCGGTGCTGAAATAATAAGCGTGGAGGATAAATGGACTTCTCAAGGGTAA
- a CDS encoding hypothetical protein (hypothetical protein co-occurring with RecR) — MDFSRVKQAMELKSQLDKIQKELAKVVVEAEKGPVKVTANGQQKILTITIDPDALKPEKAKQLEDTVLKVINDALEKAKKASSKEMAGMMGGMNIPGLT; from the coding sequence ATGGACTTCTCAAGGGTAAAACAGGCAATGGAACTTAAATCACAATTGGATAAAATACAGAAAGAGTTAGCCAAGGTGGTTGTTGAAGCTGAGAAAGGGCCGGTTAAAGTCACTGCAAACGGGCAGCAGAAGATCCTGACCATCACTATTGATCCCGATGCCTTAAAACCTGAAAAAGCCAAACAGCTTGAAGACACTGTTCTAAAAGTGATCAATGATGCTCTGGAAAAAGCCAAAAAGGCCTCCAGTAAGGAAATGGCCGGTATGATGGGTGGCATGAACATCCCGGGTCTGACCTAA
- a CDS encoding recombination protein RecR, whose protein sequence is MKEGPKSTAAAVNRLTDVLGRLPGIGPKSAQRLAYHILKANEEQVKDLAAALIDVKTKTRLCRICCNITDAEVCSICASPVRDQTRVCVVEQPQDMLTLEHTGAFKGVYHVLHGAISPTDGIGTDDIRLRELLTRLESGALTEVILATNANVEGETTAMYVQRLVTPLGIKVTRLARGLPFGGEIEYADDVTLSRAMENRQEF, encoded by the coding sequence ATGAAAGAAGGTCCAAAGTCCACCGCGGCGGCGGTCAATCGTCTGACCGATGTGCTTGGCCGGTTGCCTGGCATAGGGCCAAAAAGCGCTCAACGTCTTGCGTATCATATTCTTAAAGCAAACGAGGAGCAGGTGAAAGACCTGGCAGCCGCCCTGATTGACGTAAAGACAAAGACCAGGCTTTGCCGGATCTGTTGTAATATTACTGACGCCGAAGTTTGTAGTATTTGCGCCAGTCCTGTGCGCGACCAGACACGTGTTTGTGTTGTAGAACAGCCTCAGGATATGTTGACGCTGGAACATACCGGTGCTTTCAAAGGCGTCTACCACGTACTGCACGGCGCCATCTCACCCACTGATGGTATCGGTACTGATGACATCCGTCTGAGAGAACTTCTAACACGACTGGAAAGCGGTGCTTTGACGGAGGTGATACTGGCCACTAACGCCAACGTGGAAGGTGAGACAACGGCAATGTATGTGCAGCGTCTGGTCACACCACTCGGCATTAAAGTCACCCGGTTGGCTCGCGGTCTGCCCTTTGGCGGTGAGATAGAATATGCTGATGATGTTACCTTATCTCGCGCCATGGAAAATCGGCAGGAGTTTTAA
- the corA gene encoding CorA transporter (Magnesium and cobalt transport protein CorA) codes for MPREVLNQSTKAGTLPGTVIHVGKRRTETPRIVLFRYDASQYQEKPLEDIAGELESGDTGSVTWINVDGLHEPSIIEQFGRHFELHPLIQEDIANTQQRPKLEDYEQYLFIVLKMLYRDTTEDEIIAEQVSLVIGNNYVLSFQEGAGDPFDHVRERLRNNKGLLRKLGSDALAYALIDAIVDNYFVVLESFGEITETLEENLLLSPTSDTLSIIKNLKREILFMRRSVWPLREVIGGLRHSDSPLIHDVTRPYIQDVYDHTIQVMDSIDNSREMLSDLLDIYLSSVSNRLNEVMKVLTIIATIFIPLTFISGVYGMNFTNMPELDWRWGYFSVLVFMGIVGLALLYYFRRKKWL; via the coding sequence ATGCCCCGAGAAGTTTTAAACCAGTCCACTAAGGCGGGAACGCTCCCCGGAACGGTTATACATGTCGGTAAAAGACGGACAGAGACACCCCGGATAGTCCTTTTTAGATATGATGCTTCGCAATATCAAGAAAAGCCGTTGGAAGATATTGCAGGAGAACTCGAGTCTGGTGACACAGGCTCAGTCACCTGGATAAATGTTGACGGTCTTCATGAACCCTCAATAATAGAACAATTTGGCCGTCATTTTGAACTTCACCCTCTTATACAGGAAGATATCGCCAATACCCAGCAACGTCCAAAGTTGGAGGATTACGAGCAATACCTGTTTATAGTTCTCAAAATGCTTTATCGTGACACAACTGAAGATGAGATTATTGCTGAGCAGGTCAGTCTGGTAATTGGCAATAATTATGTTTTATCCTTCCAGGAAGGTGCAGGAGACCCTTTCGATCATGTACGTGAACGTTTACGTAATAATAAAGGATTATTACGTAAACTAGGTTCTGATGCTTTGGCCTACGCCCTTATTGATGCCATTGTAGACAACTATTTCGTTGTGTTGGAGAGTTTCGGTGAAATTACCGAGACACTGGAAGAGAATCTCCTGCTGTCGCCGACCAGCGATACGCTTTCAATTATAAAAAATCTTAAACGAGAGATACTGTTCATGCGTCGAAGTGTCTGGCCGCTTCGAGAAGTCATTGGCGGTTTGCGCCATTCCGACTCACCGCTTATCCACGACGTAACCCGGCCTTATATTCAGGATGTATATGATCACACTATTCAGGTGATGGATAGCATTGATAACTCACGTGAAATGCTATCTGACCTGCTTGATATCTACCTTTCCAGTGTTTCCAACCGCCTCAACGAAGTGATGAAAGTGCTCACTATCATCGCCACTATTTTCATTCCGCTGACCTTCATCTCGGGAGTATACGGCATGAATTTTACAAATATGCCCGAGCTTGACTGGCGCTGGGGATATTTTAGTGTATTGGTATTTATGGGAATTGTAGGCTTAGCCTTGTTGTATTATTTCCGGCGTAAAAAATGGTTGTAA
- a CDS encoding DNA recombination mediator protein (DNA recombination and repair protein reco), whose translation MTEPREIKTPAVVIRRFRLNDADRVITLFTQEMGKVSAIAKGVRKSTSKLAGHLEPLTFTSITLTRGKNLKIITGSQTIKPFLHIRNSLEGTAHALYYTELIYHFTPEDQPNPSVFGLLTEVLDTLDNVASPAILSRYFELNLLKYLGYQPVLRRCQDCGAELQSVVNYFSVAHGGILCPTCTTASALPLSCNGLKVIRFILENEFDLVRKLKCDLVLNREIQNISRSYLRYLLEKEPKSAAWLDELNTNISQ comes from the coding sequence ATGACTGAACCTCGTGAGATCAAGACCCCGGCAGTGGTCATCAGAAGGTTCAGACTTAATGACGCTGACCGAGTCATTACTCTTTTCACCCAGGAAATGGGTAAAGTATCTGCCATAGCAAAGGGTGTCAGAAAGTCAACAAGCAAGCTCGCCGGTCATCTGGAGCCACTTACCTTCACCAGCATAACTCTGACTCGGGGTAAAAATTTAAAAATCATCACCGGCAGTCAAACTATTAAACCGTTCCTGCATATCCGCAATTCCCTTGAAGGCACTGCCCATGCATTATACTATACCGAATTAATCTACCATTTCACCCCGGAGGATCAACCAAACCCTTCAGTCTTTGGTCTATTGACTGAGGTTTTGGATACTCTGGATAACGTGGCCAGCCCCGCCATTTTGAGCCGCTACTTTGAGCTGAATTTATTAAAATATCTGGGTTATCAACCAGTGCTCAGGCGCTGTCAGGATTGTGGTGCGGAGCTTCAGTCTGTGGTTAACTATTTTTCTGTTGCCCATGGAGGCATACTATGCCCAACCTGTACCACTGCATCAGCATTGCCGTTGTCCTGCAACGGGCTCAAAGTAATACGATTTATTTTAGAGAATGAATTTGACCTTGTAAGAAAATTGAAATGCGACCTGGTTTTAAACAGAGAGATCCAAAATATTTCCAGGAGCTATCTACGCTACCTACTGGAAAAAGAGCCAAAAAGCGCTGCGTGGCTCGATGAACTTAATACCAACATCTCTCAATAA